A single Verrucomicrobiia bacterium DNA region contains:
- a CDS encoding TrpB-like pyridoxal phosphate-dependent enzyme: MSQTTNFALTQADIPSAWYNLNADFPEPLPPPLHPGTKEPMPPDALEAIFPRNLIEQEISGERWVEIPKPVREIYALWRPTPLLRAVRLERALQTPAHIYYKYEGASPAGSHKVNTSVPQAFFNKEAGTKRLATETGAGQWGSSLALACSFFGLECNVYMVKISHDTKPYRRMLMQTWGATVHPSPSNQTEYGRKLLAEDPNCPGSLGIAISEAIEDTVKHPHTKYSLGSVLNHVCLHQSVIGQESIKQMEMAGEEPDAIFGCCGGGSNFAGLVFPFLHKKIKEGKKYRIVGVEPSACPTLTKGELRYDFGDTAETTPLLKMYTLGHKFMPPPIHAGGLRYHGMSPMVSHALHLGLIEAEAYHQTKAFEAAVLFARNEGIVPAPESSHAIAAVVQEAQRCREAGQKKVLLFNLSGHGLLDLTAYESYFGGKLQDV, translated from the coding sequence ATGAGCCAAACGACAAACTTCGCCCTGACGCAAGCGGACATTCCGTCCGCATGGTATAACCTCAACGCGGATTTTCCCGAGCCGTTGCCGCCACCGCTGCATCCCGGCACGAAGGAGCCAATGCCGCCCGACGCGCTGGAAGCCATCTTCCCGCGGAATCTGATCGAGCAGGAAATCTCTGGTGAACGCTGGGTGGAAATCCCGAAACCCGTCCGGGAAATCTATGCGCTCTGGCGGCCAACACCGCTGTTGCGCGCCGTCCGATTGGAGCGCGCGCTGCAAACTCCCGCGCATATTTATTACAAATACGAAGGCGCCAGTCCGGCGGGCAGTCACAAGGTCAACACCTCCGTCCCGCAGGCGTTTTTCAACAAGGAAGCCGGCACCAAACGATTGGCGACCGAGACGGGGGCGGGCCAATGGGGTTCATCCCTCGCGTTGGCCTGCAGTTTCTTCGGTCTCGAATGTAATGTGTACATGGTCAAGATCAGCCATGACACGAAGCCGTACCGCCGCATGTTGATGCAGACCTGGGGCGCAACGGTGCATCCCAGCCCGAGCAACCAAACCGAATACGGGCGCAAGTTGCTGGCTGAAGACCCGAATTGTCCGGGCAGTCTCGGCATCGCCATCAGCGAAGCCATCGAGGATACGGTCAAGCATCCGCACACCAAATACTCCCTGGGCAGCGTGCTGAATCACGTCTGCCTGCACCAATCGGTCATCGGTCAGGAAAGCATCAAGCAAATGGAAATGGCCGGTGAGGAGCCGGACGCGATCTTCGGGTGTTGTGGCGGCGGCAGCAATTTTGCCGGTCTCGTTTTCCCGTTCCTGCATAAAAAAATCAAGGAAGGTAAAAAGTATCGGATCGTCGGCGTCGAGCCATCCGCCTGTCCGACTCTGACCAAAGGCGAGTTGCGTTATGATTTCGGTGACACGGCGGAAACCACCCCCCTGCTGAAGATGTACACGCTGGGACATAAATTCATGCCGCCGCCCATTCACGCGGGCGGTCTGCGTTATCACGGCATGTCCCCCATGGTCAGCCACGCCCTGCATCTGGGGCTGATCGAAGCGGAGGCGTATCACCAGACCAAAGCGTTCGAGGCGGCCGTTCTGTTCGCCCGCAACGAGGGCATCGTTCCCGCACCCGAATCTTCGCACGCCATCGCGGCCGTGGTGCAGGAAGCGCAACGCTGTCGCGAGGCCGGCCAAAAGAAGGTCCTGTTGTTCAATCTTTCCGGACACGGCCTGCTGGATCTGACCGCGTATGAGAGTTATTTCGGTGGCAAACTCCAGGACGTTTAA